In the Paenibacillus sp. FSL H7-0357 genome, one interval contains:
- a CDS encoding sigma factor G inhibitor Gin yields MEQQPGQPCIICGQVKEEGIVIVSHFICEDCESEMVHTEAEDAKYRFFIGRMKKIGLQKNA; encoded by the coding sequence ATGGAACAGCAACCCGGACAGCCCTGCATCATTTGCGGACAAGTGAAAGAGGAAGGTATTGTGATTGTCTCGCATTTCATTTGTGAGGATTGTGAGAGTGAAATGGTGCATACAGAGGCGGAAGATGCCAAATACCGTTTTTTTATTGGACGGATGAAGAAGATCGGATTGCAGAAGAACGCTTGA
- a CDS encoding aminotransferase class I/II-fold pyridoxal phosphate-dependent enzyme, with translation MNNLQPGRAPVYEMLEQYRVKGNISYHVPGHKNGEAYSGFGGAGYLNEIMKYDVTEISGTDDLHHPEGVIKEAQELAADCFGAEESFFLVGGSTAGNLALILTVCPQPGMIMILQRNVHKSVIHGLMLAGVQAVFLEPLLDTDSGLAVAPAAETVQAALAAYPEAAAVLVTMPNYYGMGSDLAPLAQICHDSGVPLLVDEAHGAHYGQHPALPAGALMCGADGVVQSTHKMLPTLTMGAMLHVQGLRLDRTLLRQRLAMVQSSSPSYPVMASLDLARRLVHSQRAAAFTAGLAAVDVLRRGLAQLPRYGLLQPAVPLQPSGGAGAAAGTGTPPHSGAAYSMQDPFKAVIYDVAGVLGGFELQRRLEEKGIVPEMSDARHVVLAFSLGSKAEDAAALLSALQEIDADMPCPVPQASGADAGPASAVSKAAAEQAPAAALADSQAEGSKSPHSNNSTWNNFTTSLISDPVPFSLRPVLESETESIRLEYSIGRVAAEMVIPYPPGIPLLYPGEAITEAICNRLSGLSKGGAKFQACADPVLQHIKVYNIQKGGEV, from the coding sequence ATGAACAATTTACAGCCTGGCAGGGCACCTGTATACGAAATGTTGGAACAATATAGAGTAAAGGGTAATATATCTTATCATGTGCCGGGCCATAAGAATGGTGAGGCTTATAGCGGATTCGGGGGCGCAGGATATCTAAATGAGATCATGAAATACGATGTCACAGAGATTTCCGGAACAGATGACCTTCATCATCCTGAAGGGGTGATTAAGGAAGCACAGGAGCTGGCAGCGGATTGTTTTGGGGCGGAAGAGAGTTTTTTTCTCGTTGGCGGCAGCACTGCCGGTAATCTTGCCCTCATCCTGACGGTATGCCCCCAGCCGGGAATGATCATGATTCTGCAGCGCAATGTGCATAAATCGGTCATTCATGGACTAATGCTGGCGGGTGTCCAGGCAGTTTTTCTGGAGCCGCTGCTGGATACGGACAGCGGCCTTGCGGTCGCTCCTGCGGCTGAGACGGTGCAGGCTGCCTTGGCAGCCTACCCGGAAGCCGCAGCTGTGCTGGTCACCATGCCGAATTACTACGGCATGGGCAGCGACCTGGCGCCCCTCGCGCAGATCTGTCACGACAGCGGTGTTCCGCTGCTGGTTGACGAGGCGCATGGGGCGCATTACGGACAGCACCCCGCGCTGCCGGCCGGGGCGCTAATGTGCGGCGCGGACGGCGTAGTGCAGTCCACGCATAAGATGCTGCCGACGCTCACCATGGGCGCCATGCTGCATGTGCAGGGCCTGCGGCTTGACCGCACCCTGCTTAGGCAGCGGCTCGCGATGGTGCAGAGCTCCAGCCCATCCTACCCCGTGATGGCTTCGCTCGATCTGGCCCGGCGGCTGGTGCACAGCCAGCGCGCCGCTGCTTTCACGGCGGGGCTCGCCGCCGTAGACGTCCTGCGTCGCGGCCTGGCGCAGCTGCCGCGTTATGGGCTGCTGCAGCCAGCGGTGCCGCTGCAGCCTTCCGGCGGCGCAGGCGCAGCCGCCGGCACGGGAACGCCGCCGCATAGCGGGGCGGCGTACAGCATGCAGGACCCTTTTAAGGCCGTCATTTATGACGTCGCCGGGGTCCTGGGGGGCTTCGAGCTGCAGCGCAGGCTCGAGGAGAAGGGCATCGTGCCGGAGATGAGCGATGCCCGGCACGTAGTGCTGGCCTTCAGCCTCGGCTCGAAGGCTGAAGATGCCGCAGCGCTGCTGAGCGCGCTGCAGGAGATTGATGCGGACATGCCATGCCCGGTGCCGCAGGCATCTGGGGCTGATGCTGGTCCGGCATCAGCGGTGTCCAAGGCTGCTGCGGAGCAAGCACCCGCAGCAGCCTTGGCTGACAGCCAGGCAGAGGGAAGCAAATCTCCTCACAGCAATAATTCCACGTGGAACAATTTCACCACGTCTCTGATTTCAGATCCGGTTCCGTTCTCTTTACGGCCGGTGCTTGAAAGTGAAACAGAAAGTATCCGCTTGGAATATAGTATAGGAAGAGTGGCGGCAGAGATGGTTATTCCTTATCCGCCGGGCATTCCACTGCTCTATCCGGGCGAAGCAATAACCGAAGCCATATGCAACCGGCTGAGTGGTCTCAGTAAAGGCGGAGCCAAATTTCAGGCCTGCGCTGATCCGGTCTTACAGCATATCAAGGTATACAACATTCAGAAGGGCGGAGAAGTATAA